TCCACGACACAGTTCGATTAGTTCAGCGTTTGATTGAGCTTGAAAAAGAAAACTTTGAAACAGCAATTTATCCGGTAGAGCCTCACGGGTTTGTGCAACCCAGCTCGTGGTTAGATGAATACCGCCGTATTTATAAGTTGTTTGAAGAGAACTTATAGTTCCTTGAATTAGCAATTAATAAGGCTGAGTGTTGTGCGGTAGGCTTCTAAAGCGTACCGCACTTTTTTTTATGGGATTCTCTAAATTAAGATAAACGAAATGGCTAGCGTCTTCTTGCGGTCAAAAGCATGAGCGCGAAGATGATAAGACCTCCACATGCCCCAAATAAGTGAGCATCAACAGCAACTTTTGCGTCGATAAGCGCAGCAACTTGTGCGCTACTGCCATCAAATTGTTCATAACCCACCTTGATGGCAAGCCCTAACAATAGTAACCAACCAGAACGCACCTTCTCTTTTATATCCATGCATGCTCCCCATGCAAATAGCCCGTGAAGTGCCCCAGAAAGCCCGGCATACCAGATAAGATCAGGCGAATAGAAGTAAAGACCAGCGCTTGTTCCAATACAACACCAAACAAACACCTTTAAAAATAAGCCAATGCGATAGTGCTCTTTGTGAAGCGCCCATAACAACGCGAGTCCTGCCAAATTTAGTAATAGATGAAAGCCATTCGTATGCACGAGGTTGCCGGTTACTAGTCTCCACGTTTCAAGACCTTGAATAGCATAACGGTCGTAAGCTAAATAATTACCTGATGTAGGCTCAAAGAAAAATGCAATTGTGGCACAAACTGCGACAATTAGGGGGCCAGCACTATACTTAAAGGAAAACGGCAGTGACATCATTAGTGTTAGTTATTTTTTATAATAGAAATTGCTGGCTATGATACAGAAGTTGCCCGAGAGGTTAAAACCGAACCTCGTTAATTGTTCGAAAATTCAAGAGTAAAGGAACGCTTATGTCTCATATTATTACTGAAGTGAATAATCATTGTTTATCTATTGTCATTAATAGAGTTGAAAAGAAAAACGCGCTTACTCGAGAAATGTATCAAGCCATGGCTGATGCAATATTTGACATAAAAGAAGATAAAACCATTAAAGCAATTATTATTAAAGGTGCAGGTGATTGTTTTACCGCTGGCAATGATATTAGCGATTTTGCAGAGCAACAAGACAATGCTCACGTACCTGAAACGGCATCGTTTATGCGGGCGCTTGCTGAATGTAAAGTGCCAGTAATTGCCCAAGTACATGGTGTTGCGGTAGGCATTGGTACCACGTTACTTCTTCATTGCGATTTTGTTTATGCCACACCAGATAGCCGATTTGTTCTACCATTCATCAATTTAGGGCTTGTTCCCGAATATGCATCAAGTTATCTTCTACCCAAAGTAGCAGGGCATATAAAAGCGGCAGAATGGTTGATGTTGGGTGAACCGTTTAGTGCCGAAGAGGCCTATCAATTTGGTTTACTCACTAAGATTGTAGATGCTAATTCGATTTCGCAGGTTGTTAAAGATACCGCCCAAAAGCTCGTAGAAAAGCC
The DNA window shown above is from Alteromonas sp. KC3 and carries:
- the rrtA gene encoding rhombosortase — encoded protein: MMSLPFSFKYSAGPLIVAVCATIAFFFEPTSGNYLAYDRYAIQGLETWRLVTGNLVHTNGFHLLLNLAGLALLWALHKEHYRIGLFLKVFVWCCIGTSAGLYFYSPDLIWYAGLSGALHGLFAWGACMDIKEKVRSGWLLLLGLAIKVGYEQFDGSSAQVAALIDAKVAVDAHLFGACGGLIIFALMLLTARRR
- a CDS encoding enoyl-CoA hydratase, producing the protein MSHIITEVNNHCLSIVINRVEKKNALTREMYQAMADAIFDIKEDKTIKAIIIKGAGDCFTAGNDISDFAEQQDNAHVPETASFMRALAECKVPVIAQVHGVAVGIGTTLLLHCDFVYATPDSRFVLPFINLGLVPEYASSYLLPKVAGHIKAAEWLMLGEPFSAEEAYQFGLLTKIVDANSISQVVKDTAQKLVEKPTFSLMQTKSLLKGDGERITLQMNEEFDIFLEALGTTAAQEAFDAFLKKRPINPEKFR